The Odocoileus virginianus isolate 20LAN1187 ecotype Illinois chromosome 2, Ovbor_1.2, whole genome shotgun sequence genomic interval ATCAGTTCTACCACTGATGTCTTTGAGCATTTCACAGAAACCCTCTGAGTTTCCATTGATCATAGACTTGCTATGATCACCAAATGAGCAACACACATATAAAGCCCTCAGAACACTTCCTGGTTTATAGTTAGTGCTCAGTCAATGCGGCTACAACTTGCAGTTCTCATTCATCATCATATCCTATTGAAATCAATTCAGGATGGTTCAATGGCATATTACAAATTTCCACATTTTTGTCACTGAAACATCTAAAGTTTACTCTCTTGAGTGCTTCCATGGTGACATCTTTTAATTTGGGATATGAAAGCAGATAGACCAGGAGTGATGAATAAATCCATTTTCATGGGGCAGAAGCTTAGGCAATGAAAGGGCAGTGTGGTATAGCCTTACACATATGAGCACTCAAGGTGTCCAGACACAAGTATGAAGTCCAGTCGAACCACTTAACACTAAGTGATGCTGAGCAAATTGTTTTACCTCTCTAAGCCTTGGTTTACTCATCTGTGAGATGAGGATAATAAATGACTGATGTGACTAGAAGTATGTCAGGATTACTATATGTCACGTGTGATAAAGCATGTGAAAGTGCCTTCCACCAGGCAGTTCTTAACTCTTTGCACTTTTTCTCCCAACAACTGAACtatgaagtttaaaaattctTGGGCTAGCCATGGACACAGCTAGCTTGTGGACTGCCAACTTTGATCTCCACCCAGAAAGCTATGAATGATGGCCAGATTAAATCATTATGTTTACCCTGTGATGAGAGTCCAGACTCAGAATTTTGCTCAGTTCTGGAAACCACACTTTAAAGATAGtgacagagacttccctggtgatccagtggctagactctccactcccaatgcaggggacccaggttcaatccctggtcaggaaactatatcctacatgccacaatCAAGACCtggcatagtcaaataaataaataaatgttaaaaaaaaaaagacagtgacaAAGTAGAGTAGGTTCACAGTAGAGGGACCCGGTTGGCAGCACACTGTCCTCCTAGAAAAATCCATTGACTCAGCGCAGAACAAGTCTGAAAACTTGATCAGAATAATTGTcaccatttactgaacacttgcCAAGGACCAGAAagtatcatttaatcctcagaacaacttTATAAGTAATGTGCTAttaccatccccccccccccattttacaaatgagaagagttgactcatagAAGGTAAGCAAATTCCTCTAGGTCATAGAACAATTAAATGGAAGAGCCAGGTTCTAGTCTAGTATCTGGGCTTTCAAACCCACCATGCAGTGCTTCTTCTGTTAATTCATGTTTAGATTTCTTAAGGACTTTTTATGTCAAAGAATAATTGACTTGTTCTTTGAGATTCCAGAGGACTAAATGCTGTGCAAGTAATATGACAGAAGTTAGTGTCACATactaacaaaaattattttaaatggtgtGCTGACAAGTAGATTAGGTCTCCTTTgatatctctcctttttttatttttttgaaagcaaAGAACTGGAAGCTCCCTGATCTCAAAATAGACTTGCTATCGAGTCCGAAAAgccattcattttcttaatattgcTGACTATCGCTTCTTTAActtatttgaagtttttatttcctGAGTCAATACATCTAATAAGATTTGTGATGGATGAAAGTAAGTCTTTTATTTGGTAAATGGGAGACAGGATAATGCATGAGGTGACATCTTGAATACAAAATGATTTTAGTAAAGAGAATAAGTTGAGAATCTAGAAATTGATTCTCCTAAAACCATGTCTGTGTACTCTGAGAAGTTTGTGGGTATGCCAAGGGTATGCATTACCCAAAATAGACACTACTTAACCAAATGCCCTTTGAAATCTCTTTTAACAAGGTTATGTAGTCCATTAGCAAGTTTTATTGCCATGAATTAGATGTCTTAGTTTTACTTTGGGaagttgtattatattttatcacTAGCATACTCTGAGTCAGACAAATATGACTTTAAGTTCTGATTTTGCCCTTCATGAGTTTAAACAGTCTATGCCCCCATTTTCTAGTTTGTAAAACTGGTATAATAAtgaatatgataataataataataataatatttgtctCATGGGGTTATTGTAAGAATCAAATATGATAATGTAGCAAAGTCCTTAATTCAAAGTAAGTGCTCTATAAATGTTATCTATGATGATAGTGATGTTGCTACTGATAATGAAAAAtccatatttcattattttagaaaataattaagcACTTGATCCTGTTATCAATACCAAGTTATCCCATGTGTAGTTTACCCTGGAGCACAAAACTAAAAGTAACTAAACAAACTGCTCAGATATCAAGgtctataaaaataattctttttggaaaatagtatgtaggctcctttaaaaattaaaaatcctatatcatccagcaattctacttctggatatttatccaaaggaaaaaaacccctaattctaaaagatatatgTAGCCTCCaggttcattgcaacattatttgcagttgccaagacatggaaacaacttggTGTCCATCATTaggcaaatggataaagaaggcataaacatatacacaatggaatactatgcacccataaaaaagaaagaaatcctgccatttgcaacaacatgaacgAAGCTTGAGGGTATTATgataagtgaaacaagtcagacagagaaagacaaatgctctatgatctcacttatacattgaattaaagaaaaaacaagctcATAGAGAAAAGACTGGAAGTGGGGGAGTGAGGGGATGGACAAGATGGGTGAAAGGGATTCAAAGGCTCAAACTTccagttaataaaataaataaataataggcaTGTAATATACAGcttggtgactacagttaataacaCCATATTGCATATTTGagagttgctaagagaataaatcttaaaagccctcatcataagaaaaaacaaattttgtaacTATGTATGCGGATGGGTaataactagacttattgtggtgatcattttataatgcATGCACTTATTGaaccactatgttgtacacctgaaactaatataaagttacatgtcaattacatctcaataaaaaataatgataatcttGTTTGTTTAATGGTAATAGATGAACAATACCACCTGGACCAGTGTGTCCCATTTTGTTCTCTTGGGCATTTCTACCCACCAGGAAGAGCAGATcctgctctttcttctttttctgctcatGTACACCATCAACATTTCTGGCAACTCTGTCATCATCATCCTGATTATCTCTACTCCACACCTCCAAACTCCCATGTACATCTTTCTCAGCACCTTGGCCTTGGCAGACATCTGCTTCACCTCCACCACAGTCCCCAAGATGCTGCAGAACATTTTCTCCTCTACCAAGGCCATTTCCTACATGGGTTGCTTAACCCAGacttatttcttcatttgctttgCAGCCATGGAGAACTTCCTCGTggctgtgatggcctatgacagACACATCGCCATCTGCCACCCTTTCCGCTACCTGTATGATTCTGAACAGGAAGCTGTGTTCACACTTGGTGGTCGTGTGCCACATCCTCTCCCATCTTCATGCCCTGCTGCACACTTTTCTCATGAGCCGACTGATCTTCTGTGCAGATAACAGGATCCCCCACTTCTTCCGTGACCTCTACCCTCTGATGAAGATCTCCTGCTCCAGCACCCACCTCAATACCTTGATGATTCACACGGAAGGAGTCATTGTCACCAAAGGAGCTCTGGCCATCATCATGGCCTCCTATGCCTGCATCATCTCAGCAGTCCTCCGGAGCCCCTCAGCCAAAGGCAAGTGGAGAACCTTTTCTACCTGTGGCTCCCACCTCACTGTGGTGGCTATATTCTATGGGACCCTCCCATGGGTCTACTTCCAGCCCCTTGCCAGCTATTCGGTGGCCAGGGGTCGTATCCTGACGGTCATGTACAGAGTAGTGACCCCCATGTTGAACCCCTTCACTTATAGCTTAAGGAACAAGGATGTCAAGGGAGCCTTCAGGAAATGGATGAACAGGATCTGGACTTCTTCATTTAGATAAAACCCCAAAACACAGTTTCAAGTTTTATCTATGATTCTGGAGAAAGATTTTTGTCCCTCGAATATCTGTTTCCTTTAGAACTTCCCAGAAAAGTTAGGTATGTATCACAGTTTTCTCATTGGATATTGCCCAGAGATATTTCTTAAACCCGAAGTAGATGGAGCTATGTATTTAGTGTAAATCAGTGACAAAATTTTAATTACAGCTGAAAGTGTTCTGTGAGCCTGATATTTAACACCAGGATTGTAACTTTCAGAGTTCTTAGATGCAGGCAACAGAAACTAATTCTGGTTATTCATGAAGGAAACAAGTTTATTGAAAACATATATGAAACTCTTGAATTTCCAAGAAGGCTAAGCCAACAAGTTCAGCAAAATGGACAAGAATAAGAAAGGTCATATAGGCAGAACCATAGTCAAAAGCATATCCCAGAACTGGTATGATAACGTCACCACTGTAGCTAGCAAAGTCTGTTCACTGCCACTTGAATCCCCACCAGCACTACTGGAAATAGTCACTGGGCATAGCCCTTAGGGGCCTGAAAACCAGATGTGATCACTTCCAGAAAGAGCACTCACTTCTTATTCTCTGCATCAACACCTCTAGATTTAAAATAAAGTGGTGAATCTGATTGGCCAAGTCTTGGTCACTCACCCAAGCTCTAATTCCTGAGGGAACTGGAAGAACAATACTGCTACTTTTATATTCCATAAAAATAAGGGAGGTTCTGCCTCCCACCAAGACAAAGGAAATGGGGGAACTCCTCCAGAATAGGAAGAGGGACAAAATGACAAATGTCCACTACGGGGCTTGGAGTAACAGATGCTTCAGAATCGATCACCTGTCACAGCTCTGCAACTTGCACTTCCTTGACCTTGATGAGCTGCATTATTCTGGGATTACTTAACTTCTTTCTGTCTCAGGATCCTCCTAATCTTTTCTATAGTTGAAATGTGGAATTAGTCTATTACTATGTatttgctgtgatccatgaaggggtttCATACTgatcatggggttcttaaggcaagaatattggagtggtttgccattcccttctccagtgggccacattttgtcagaattctccactatgacccgtccatcttcagtggccctacatggcatgactaatagcttcactgagttatgaaAAGCCCTTTGCCACAAGGcttatgataccactctaatggcagaaagtgaagaagaaataagagactcttgatgaatgGAATGTGAAGAgcctggcttaaacctcaacattcaaaaaacaaagatcatggcatctgatcccatcacttcatggcaaatagatggggaaacagtggaaacagtgacagattttattttcctgggctccaaagtcacggcagacggtgactgcagccatgaaattaaaagatgcttgttccttggaaggaaagttatgacaaacctagacagcatattaaaaagcaaagacatcactttgctgacacaggtccatatagtcaaagttatgttttttccagtagccatatacagatgtgagaggtggactataaagaaggctgagtgcttaaaactgatgcttttgacttgtggtgttggagaagactcttgagagtcccttggaacacaaggagatcaaatcagtcaatcctaaaggaaatcagtcctgaatattcactggaaggactgaggctgaagctgaagttccaacactttggctacctgatgagaagatcaactcattggaaaagactctgatgctgagaaagattgtaggcaggaggagaagggggtgacagaggatgagatgaatggatggcaccactgactcaatggacatgagtttgaacaaattctgggagatagtgaaggacagggaagcctggtgtgctgcagtccatgggattgcaaagagtcagacatgacttagcaactgaacaacaacaatgtatttgCTGACCAATCAGTGCTGGACATGGGCAACAGGTCCAAAATCCAAGATGTCTACCATTATGTTGAttattgggcttctcaggtggtccaatggttaagactccgtgctcccaaggcaaggggccagggttcaatccctggttggggaattaagaacCTACATGATGCATGGTATGGTCAACAGTCATGTTGATTCTTCAGTTTTGTGGGTATAGGatcaaaagggaaagtgaaagtggcctCCCAGGACATGAAGCAGATGTCACAAGTACAAGTCAATTTAGTCCATCTGTCATAAACTTTCTCTTATAGAATATGGATTGCTATAGTCACAAAgtcaagaaggaaatgaaattgtAATAATTTTTGTGTAATGAGCTAGAAGAAGGGTTTCTTataacatacatgtatataacgCTTGGTCAAAATTTACACCACTGAAATGGGTTTGAGAAGCTATACTGCCAAAGTCTTTGCACCGGGATAATAAATCTTCTAAGGTAAT includes:
- the LOC110146662 gene encoding LOW QUALITY PROTEIN: olfactory receptor 1Q1-like (The sequence of the model RefSeq protein was modified relative to this genomic sequence to represent the inferred CDS: deleted 1 base in 1 codon) yields the protein MNNTTWTSVSHFVLLGISTHQEEQILLFLLFLLMYTINISGNSVIIILIISTPHLQTPMYIFLSTLALADICFTSTTVPKMLQNIFSSTKAISYMGCLTQTYFFICFAAMENFLVAVMAYDRHIAICHPFRYCMILNRKLCSHLVVVCHILSHLHALLHTFLMSRLIFCADNRIPHFFRDLYPLMKISCSSTHLNTLMIHTEGVIVTKGALAIIMASYACIISAVLRSPSAKGKWRTFSTCGSHLTVVAIFYGTLPWVYFQPLASYSVARGRILTVMYRVVTPMLNPFTYSLRNKDVKGAFRKWMNRIWTSSFR